The genomic region CTTCAACATGCCAAATGCAAGTGCACCGAATATGATCCCGGGAAGGATGATCTTCATATTATTACTCACTAAAAAATAAATGGCAAATCCGGTGATGGCAACAAACATTGCACCTCTAGTCCCGGAAATGGCCATCCCGTATAAACTGAGCAGGCAAGTGAGAATATAAAAGTACTTTCTCCTTTTGGTTTTGGTTGGACCCATTGCCAATATTCCTGCTACTACACTGGTATGTGCCTGCGCTGCTCCGAATTGTCCGGCATCAGAGTAAAAGGAGAATACACGCAATTTTCCGAAAAGTATATGTGTTTTACGTGCCCCGGATTCCAACCAACGTTCCTCGGCGAAGTCAGGTCCAAGTAGAAGTTGTTTGATGCCCCAAAATGTTGCAAAGAGGGATAATCCAAACCAAATATTGATGAACGTATCCAGATCCTCTTCTTTATATAACAGAATCAACGCTAACGGTATAGTGGATACGAAATACAGGGAAACACCACGTGCTGCATAGAACCATGCCTCAAAACTCCGGGCTTCAGGATTTACAATTTCGAAAACGGTATAAGCAAACCAAATCAGAACAGCTGTCATCAACGGACTCTTAATGCCAGGCGATTCCAGATCTTCCTTCGTTCTGAAAAGCAATCCTAATGCTGTTATCAGCAGAATAATATCTACCCCTAAGCCAAAAGGACCATCAATATATCTGGTAATTCCATTTGCAAAAAAACTAAATACAAACATCGACCATAAGCCGATTCGTGGTTTGGCGATTATTAAACCCACAAAGACTAACCCGATGGGCATCGCTGCCAGACCAATCATCGTGGCCATTCCACCCTTCATGAAAACAATAGCAAGCACCACTGCCAGTAAAAACAGCAGAACGGCTTTTAAAACTTCTTTAGCCCTTATTCGATCAGGATGTAGTATTACCAACCCTCAGTGATTTGAAACGCTCGAGAAGGGGTTGCAGAATATGTTTCATTGTAGTGAATCCGGTTTTAAGGGTTTCTTTTATACTATGATTCAGATACTTTTTCAGGAAGTAATTCCCGAAAATAACTCCCGTCAGGAATGTGAGGATTGATACGGCAGCAATACTTCCAATGTTTCCAAAATAGGTAATAGCTATTATATCACCGGTAACATTTACAATTAGCATGAGAATAACTTTCAGGAAATTCAAATAAGGCTTCCCGATAATGTCAAGAGTGATTCCACTGAAACGATCCAGAGGAAGAAATGCAGCATAAACCGCCAGAATTCGTAGAATATAGGCGGACTCTGCATATTGTTCACCACCCAGCAGTACCACGAGTGAATCTGCAAATAATATACTAGCTACGATAATGGGTAATATTAACAAAGAAAGCAATCCCGTGTACCTGTAAAAGGCCGTCTTGAGTTCCGCTTTTTGTTCTACTGACTTGAACTTCGATAGCACAGGCATCGCGGAAGCAGCAAAGCTACGGAGCAGGATTTCGATCACTTCAATCAACTTTAAGGGGATACTGTAGGAGGCGAGATCTTTTGCGCTCAGCATAAAACCGATGATCAATGTATCAGAACTTCGTAGCAGATTAGATCCCATCAAAGTTCCCATACTGAATTTGCCAAAATTGAAAAGATCCTTCATCATCTTTTTAGTGGCAAATTTTACGGTGCTTATCATGGACCATCCTGCCCAAAGGGAAAGACTACTGGGTAATAATCCGGATATAATAAAACTGCCCAATACGATATCCACTGAGCTCCGCTCAGT from Bacteroidota bacterium harbors:
- a CDS encoding oligosaccharide flippase family protein, whose product is MKKLLGNFIKNKHTLSLAGNITNAILGFGSIALVARLLTKEDMGAWFMFMTAYIFADLLRAGIIHTSLIRFAASSENDQFKVVSGSGWLISIITTLIISILTLITDIFFGHLVTNEGFGLFLTWYWLAAITTLPFNYAAWLLQAKSSFEKVLYIRLLNQLSFITCILLALITERSSVDIVLGSFIISGLLPSSLSLWAGWSMISTVKFATKKMMKDLFNFGKFSMGTLMGSNLLRSSDTLIIGFMLSAKDLASYSIPLKLIEVIEILLRSFAASAMPVLSKFKSVEQKAELKTAFYRYTGLLSLLILPIIVASILFADSLVVLLGGEQYAESAYILRILAVYAAFLPLDRFSGITLDIIGKPYLNFLKVILMLIVNVTGDIIAITYFGNIGSIAAVSILTFLTGVIFGNYFLKKYLNHSIKETLKTGFTTMKHILQPLLERFKSLRVGNTTS
- a CDS encoding O-antigen ligase family protein — translated: MVILHPDRIRAKEVLKAVLLFLLAVVLAIVFMKGGMATMIGLAAMPIGLVFVGLIIAKPRIGLWSMFVFSFFANGITRYIDGPFGLGVDIILLITALGLLFRTKEDLESPGIKSPLMTAVLIWFAYTVFEIVNPEARSFEAWFYAARGVSLYFVSTIPLALILLYKEEDLDTFINIWFGLSLFATFWGIKQLLLGPDFAEERWLESGARKTHILFGKLRVFSFYSDAGQFGAAQAHTSVVAGILAMGPTKTKRRKYFYILTCLLSLYGMAISGTRGAMFVAITGFAIYFLVSNNMKIILPGIIFGALAFGMLKYTNIGQQNDQIRRMRTGLDPNDASLMARLENQQKLKVYLASRPIGGGIGSAGSWGQRFSPGTFLATTPLDSWYVKIWAESGIIGLTIYIGMLLFLLGNRFIFLFKLKDPELKFKLAALYGGFFGICFASYGNQIFGQFPTGSVIYLSLVYMFLGETFVRKRSLNKTNESEFPLPLSIDHQH